The genomic DNA AGGGGTTCGCCGGAGCCAGGGCCTGGAGGTTGTCCCAATGCTCGACGATCAGGCCGTTTTCAAACCGGAAGATGTCGAACCCGGCCTTGGGGCCGAAGAAGTCGTATTCGGTGTGGAGAAAGACGTACTCGCCGTCCTGGAAGGCGCGGACCACGCGGGTCTTGGCGCTTCCGGCGGGCAACTGGGCGAGTGCCGCCCCGAAGCCCGCCAGTCCGTCGGCGATCAGCAGGTTATGCTGGATGTACTTGTCGGGATTCACGTACGAGGCCGGTCCGCTGTCGCCGGATTCGATGCTTTGGATCAGGGCGACCGCCTTTTCCTTGGAGGACAGGCCGGTTTCGCCTTCGGACCGGGCATTTTGCGCGCCGGCCGCGAAGGTAACGACCAGGGCCAATAATAAGATCAGTTTTTTCATGGGATATCTCCTGTTTGCTGTTGTCTAGAGGAGAAAAAATAACCGGTCCTATTCTTTGGAAAAAGGGATTGAATGGCGGAAGAGTGGCACTTTTGGCCGGGGAAAGCGGGAAGGGAGGGATTCACCGCCCGCGCATCGGCGGTTCGGTGCGCGGGCGGTTCTTGAGAATGAGAGAGATAGGGAGAGGAGCGGTCTCTCGCTTGGGAGCGTGCGCCTCAGCTCTTCCTGATGCCGAGCCTGGCCAGTCCGGCCAGGGAGGTCTCGCGGTATCCGCATTTCAGGTCGCGGCCCGTCTCCGCCATGGTTTGCACGACCTGGTCGAAGCTGATGCGGTGCTCGCCGTCTGTGAAAAGAACATATTCCGCAGCGTTGATGGCCCGGATGGCCGAGACCGCGTTGCGTTCGATGCAGGGCACCTGAACGTAGCCGCCGACCGGGTCGCAGGTCATGCCCAGATGGTGTTCCAGGGACATCTCGGCCGCGTAGTCGATCTGCATGAGCGAGCCGCCGAATAGGTAGGCAGCCATGCCGCCGGCCATGGCGCACGCGGTTCCTATTTCTCCCTGGCAGCCGACTTCCGCCCCGGAGATGGAGGCGTTCGTCTTGACGACGTTGCCGATCAGGCCGCCCACGGCCAGGGCGTGCAGAATCTCCATCTCGCCCAGGTCGTAGCTCTCCTGCATGGAGCGAAGGACGGCGGGGATCAACCCGGCCGAACCGCAGGTGGGCGCGGTGACGACCCTTCCGCCCGAGGCGTTTTCTTCGGCGACGGCCAGGGCGTAGGCGAACGTCTTGCCCGTGCTGCGTAACGGCCCCGACTGGGTTCGGGCCTTCTTGAAGAACGTGCTGGCCTTGCGGGGGTAGTGCAGCTCGCCGGGCAGGACACCCGTGCGCTTGAGGCCTCGTTCGACGGCGTCCTGCATGGCCCGCCAGATGTCCTCAAGGAACGGCCAGAGCTCAGGCCCTTCCTGTTCCTCGGCGTATTGCCACAGTTCCAGGTTGTTCTCCTTGCAATAGGCCGTGATGGCCGACAGCGTGGAGTGGGGATACAGGGTTTTCGTGCCCCGGGTCGGCGAATCGGCTTCGGCGATGGTGCCGCCGCCCACGCTGTACACTTCCCAGGAGTCCAGGACGGTCTCCTGGGCGTCCAGGGCCTTGAAGATCATGCCGTTGGAGTGGAAGGGACGCACGACCTCCGGCTTCCATACGATTTCCGTACGATCGGTCCCCAGGGTCTGTTCGATGATCCAGTCCGTGAGATGCCCCTTGCCCGTGGCCGCGAGGCTGCCGAACAGGGTTGCCCGATAGCGCGCGGCTTCGGGCGTGCGCTCCATGAACGCCTTGGCCGCTTTCTGTGGACCCATGGTGTGGCTGCTGGAGGGGCCGTTGCCTTTCTTGTAGAGCTCTTTCAGAGAATCCATTTTCTGTTCCGTTGTGAAAGATGGATGGGGCTGCCCGGGAAGCGGTGTCCCGGGCAGCGTTGCGGGAGTATGGTTCCGCGGCGGTCCCTAGGGCTGCCGCGTGACTTCCTTCAGGAGCTCCGCGAAGTAGGAGGCTCCCACCAGGATGCCGTGGTCGTTGAAGTCGAACTTGCTGTTGTGGAGGACGGGCGAATCCATGCCGTTGCCCACCCACACGAAGCACCCCTTGGTGTGCTGCATGTAGAAGGCGAAGTCCTCGCTCCCCATGGCCGGGAGTTCCTTGGTGCGTACGTTTTCCTCGCCCACCACGCGGGCCGCCGCCTTCATGGCCGGTTCCGGAGTGGAGTTCGTCAGCACCGGATGTTTCCGATGATAGGCGAACGACGTTTGCACCCCGTAGATGGAGGCCAGGCCGTCGGCCAGGCGGCCCAGGGATTCCTCAATGAGGTCCTGCACGCCGCTGTCCGTGGTGCGCACATTGCCGCGTATGACCACCTCGTCCGGGATGATGTTGTACGCGCTGCCGCCGTGCACCTGGGTGATGCTGATGACCGCCTTGTCGTGTGCCGAAACCATGCGCGTGATGATCGACTGCGCGCCTCCGATGAAGTCGGCCACCGCCGCGAACGGCTCCACGCAGAGGTGGGGGGAGGACGCGTGCCCGCTCTTGCCCCGGATGGTCACATCGAAACGGTCTTCCGAGGCCATTGCGGCTCCCGGATGGACGATGATGTGGTTCTCCGCGTGTCCGGGCCAGTTGTGCAGGCCGAACATGAGGTCGATTTTGTACTTTTCGAACAGGCCGTCCTCAATGATCTTGACCGCGCCGCCGAAGCCTTCTTCGCCCGACTGGAACAGGAGAAGCGCCGTGCCGTCGAAGTCCCGGTGGTCCGCCAGATAGCGGGCGAAGGTCAGCATGGTGGCGGTATGACCGTCGTGGCCGCAGGCGTGCATACGTCCTTCGGTCCGGGATTGGTAAGGCAGTCCGGTCTCTTCGGTGATTTCCAGTCCGTCCATGTCGGCGCGGAAGGCGATGGTCTTGCCCGGTCCGCGTCCCTCGACTATGGCCAACACCGAATTTGCGCCGATATCTTGGTGGTCGATTCCGAAGCCGTCGAGCTGTTCCTTCACGAATGCGGCGGTCCCGGCCGTCTCAAGGCCGATTTCCGGGCATGTATGCAGGTGCCTGCGGATGTCCCGCATCTCTTCGAAGCAGGCTTCGATCTCGGGATTCAGAGGCATTTAGATCTCTCCAAGGGATTTGAGGATGACCTGGGCGATACCGGCCGAGGCGATGTAGGTGCCGGCCATGACGAACAAGCTGATGACAGCGATGCGCCAGCCGGTGGCCTTCAGGGCCGGAAGATCCTTGCCTATGCCGACGCCCGCGTAGGCGAGGATCGGGGTGGTCAGGGCCAGGAAGTTGACCTTGGAAACCCAGCCCGCGACAACGGCATTGCCGGGAACGCCGGGCATGGTCAGGATCATTCCGAAGGTGATAACGTACAGGACGGCGGGCAGCTTGAAGACGTACTTGCTGGCCAGGATGCCGAGGATAGAGATCGCCACGAGCACGGCCATGCCGGGCAGGGCGTCGATGATGCCGAAGCCGTAGCCGATCCAGTTGCCGACCAGGGTGATGGCGGCCACGATGATAAGGACGATTGCGGATTCCGTGATCTTATTCATTGCTAGGCCTCCTGGGCGGCGCCGTACCGGATGCGGTAGACGATCTTATACAGTTTGTTAGCCAGGGGCAGTGCAATGAACATGGACATGTACAGACCGTCCAGCCCGGACAAGGTGTTGCTGGCCACGCCTAGCGCCTGGATCTTGTCGGCCATTTCGGGATAGATGGCCGAGAGGCTGCCCACGGTGGCGGTCATCATGCTGGCGGAACCGACGCCGGCGGCCATGGCCAGCGCAT from Pseudodesulfovibrio thermohalotolerans includes the following:
- a CDS encoding L-serine ammonia-lyase, iron-sulfur-dependent, subunit alpha, which codes for MDSLKELYKKGNGPSSSHTMGPQKAAKAFMERTPEAARYRATLFGSLAATGKGHLTDWIIEQTLGTDRTEIVWKPEVVRPFHSNGMIFKALDAQETVLDSWEVYSVGGGTIAEADSPTRGTKTLYPHSTLSAITAYCKENNLELWQYAEEQEGPELWPFLEDIWRAMQDAVERGLKRTGVLPGELHYPRKASTFFKKARTQSGPLRSTGKTFAYALAVAEENASGGRVVTAPTCGSAGLIPAVLRSMQESYDLGEMEILHALAVGGLIGNVVKTNASISGAEVGCQGEIGTACAMAGGMAAYLFGGSLMQIDYAAEMSLEHHLGMTCDPVGGYVQVPCIERNAVSAIRAINAAEYVLFTDGEHRISFDQVVQTMAETGRDLKCGYRETSLAGLARLGIRKS
- a CDS encoding amidohydrolase, encoding MPLNPEIEACFEEMRDIRRHLHTCPEIGLETAGTAAFVKEQLDGFGIDHQDIGANSVLAIVEGRGPGKTIAFRADMDGLEITEETGLPYQSRTEGRMHACGHDGHTATMLTFARYLADHRDFDGTALLLFQSGEEGFGGAVKIIEDGLFEKYKIDLMFGLHNWPGHAENHIIVHPGAAMASEDRFDVTIRGKSGHASSPHLCVEPFAAVADFIGGAQSIITRMVSAHDKAVISITQVHGGSAYNIIPDEVVIRGNVRTTDSGVQDLIEESLGRLADGLASIYGVQTSFAYHRKHPVLTNSTPEPAMKAAARVVGEENVRTKELPAMGSEDFAFYMQHTKGCFVWVGNGMDSPVLHNSKFDFNDHGILVGASYFAELLKEVTRQP